From the genome of Chelonoidis abingdonii isolate Lonesome George chromosome 25, CheloAbing_2.0, whole genome shotgun sequence, one region includes:
- the SRSF4 gene encoding serine/arginine-rich splicing factor 4 isoform X1, protein MPRVYIGRLSYQARERDVERFFKGYGKILEVDLKNGYGFVEFDDLRDADDAVYELNGKDLCGERVIVEHARGPRRDSSYGSGRSGYGYRRSGRDKYGPPTRTEYRLIVENLSSRCSWQDLKDYMRQAGEVTYADAHKGRKNEGVIEFKSYSDMKRALEKLDGTEVNGRKIRLVEDRPGSRRRRSYSRSRSHSRSRSRSRHSRKSRSRSGSSKSSHSKSRSRSRSGSHSRSKSRSRSKSRSRGQKDKSRSPSKDDKSRSRSRSAEKTQSKSKDKAEDAVQNDDDAKAKSRSPSKEKSKSKSRSRSGSKERVEEEKESVRRSRSKEREKSKARSRSKSREGSRSRSRSRSKSKDKRKGRKRSRDDSRSRSRSRSHSKSEKSKRRSKRDSRSSNKKKKKEDQERSQSRSKSRSRSRSRSESKEKEQLKPESDKKEVKIEGEEMDKSHEARSRSRSNSKSKPNVKSESRSRSKSIPKTRSRSKSRSRSASKSPSRSRSRSRSRS, encoded by the exons GTATGGTTTTGTTGAGTTTGACGATCTGCGTGATGCAGACGATGCTGTTTATGAGCTAAATGGTAAAGACCTTTGTGGGGAGCGAGTTATCGTTGAACATGCCAGGGGCCCCCGACGTGACAGCAGTTATGGTTCTGGACGCA GTGGATATGGTTATAGAAGAAGCGGAAGAGATAAGTACGGTCCTCCCACCCGTACAGAGTACAGATTGATCGTGGAAAATCTGTCAAGCCGTTGCAGTTGGCAAGATTTGAAG GATTATATGCGTCAGGCAGGCGAAGTGACATATGCAGACGCAcacaaagggagaaaaaatgaagGTGTGATTGAGTTCAAATCCTATTCGGATATGAAAAGAGCCCTTGAAAAGCTGGATGGGACAGAAGTGAATGGCAGAAAGATTAGGTTAGTGGAAGACAGGCCTGGATCCAGACGGCGCCGCTCCTATTCCAGAAGTCGAAGCCATTCGAG GTCTCGCTCTCGAAGCAGACACTCTCGTAAGAGCAGGAGCCGTAGTGGCAGTAGCAAAAGCAGCCATTCCAAGAGTAGATCAAGATCCAG GTCTGGGTCCCATTCCAGAAGCAAGAGCCGTAGCCGAAGCAAGAGCCGTAGCAGAGGccagaaggataaaagccggAGTCCAAGCAAAGACGATAAAAGTAGGAGCCGCAGCAGGAGTGCGGAGAAAACCCAGAGCAAAAGTAAAGACAAAGCGGAGGATGCCGTCCAGAATGACGACGACGCAAAAGCAAAGAGCAGGAGCCCCAGCAAGGAAAAGAGTAAGAGTAAAAGTAGGAGCAGGAGTGGGAGCAAGGAGAgagtggaggaagagaaggagagcgTGAGGAGGAGTAGGAgtaaggagagggagaagagcaaGGCTAGGAGCAGGAGCAAGAGCagagaggggagcaggagcagaagcaggagtCGTAGTAAGAGTAAGGACAAAAGGAAAGGCAGGAAGAGGAGTAGGGATgacagcaggagcagaagtaggAGCAGGAGCCACAGCAAGAGTGAGAAAAGCAAAAGGCGCAGCAAGCGAGACAGCAGGtctagcaacaagaagaaaaagaaggaagacCAAGAGCGGTCCCAGTCCCGGTCCAAGTCTAGGTCTAGATCCAGGTCCAGATCGGAGTCCAAGGAAAAGGAGCAGCTAAAACCAGAATCTGACAAAAAGGAGGTAAAAATTGAGGGTGAAGAAATGGACAAAAGTCACGAAGCTCGGTCCAGATCTAGGTCAAATTCTAAATCCAAACCAAATGTCAAATCAGAATCTCGGTCCCGATCAAAGTCAATTCCAAAAACTAGGTCCCGGTCCAAGTCTAGATCTAGGTCTGCCTCTAAATCCCCATCCCGATCTAGATCAAGATCTCGTTCGAGGTCCTAA
- the SRSF4 gene encoding serine/arginine-rich splicing factor 4 isoform X2, which translates to MEPRYGFVEFDDLRDADDAVYELNGKDLCGERVIVEHARGPRRDSSYGSGRSGYGYRRSGRDKYGPPTRTEYRLIVENLSSRCSWQDLKDYMRQAGEVTYADAHKGRKNEGVIEFKSYSDMKRALEKLDGTEVNGRKIRLVEDRPGSRRRRSYSRSRSHSRSRSRSRHSRKSRSRSGSSKSSHSKSRSRSRSGSHSRSKSRSRSKSRSRGQKDKSRSPSKDDKSRSRSRSAEKTQSKSKDKAEDAVQNDDDAKAKSRSPSKEKSKSKSRSRSGSKERVEEEKESVRRSRSKEREKSKARSRSKSREGSRSRSRSRSKSKDKRKGRKRSRDDSRSRSRSRSHSKSEKSKRRSKRDSRSSNKKKKKEDQERSQSRSKSRSRSRSRSESKEKEQLKPESDKKEVKIEGEEMDKSHEARSRSRSNSKSKPNVKSESRSRSKSIPKTRSRSKSRSRSASKSPSRSRSRSRSRS; encoded by the exons atggaacccag GTATGGTTTTGTTGAGTTTGACGATCTGCGTGATGCAGACGATGCTGTTTATGAGCTAAATGGTAAAGACCTTTGTGGGGAGCGAGTTATCGTTGAACATGCCAGGGGCCCCCGACGTGACAGCAGTTATGGTTCTGGACGCA GTGGATATGGTTATAGAAGAAGCGGAAGAGATAAGTACGGTCCTCCCACCCGTACAGAGTACAGATTGATCGTGGAAAATCTGTCAAGCCGTTGCAGTTGGCAAGATTTGAAG GATTATATGCGTCAGGCAGGCGAAGTGACATATGCAGACGCAcacaaagggagaaaaaatgaagGTGTGATTGAGTTCAAATCCTATTCGGATATGAAAAGAGCCCTTGAAAAGCTGGATGGGACAGAAGTGAATGGCAGAAAGATTAGGTTAGTGGAAGACAGGCCTGGATCCAGACGGCGCCGCTCCTATTCCAGAAGTCGAAGCCATTCGAG GTCTCGCTCTCGAAGCAGACACTCTCGTAAGAGCAGGAGCCGTAGTGGCAGTAGCAAAAGCAGCCATTCCAAGAGTAGATCAAGATCCAG GTCTGGGTCCCATTCCAGAAGCAAGAGCCGTAGCCGAAGCAAGAGCCGTAGCAGAGGccagaaggataaaagccggAGTCCAAGCAAAGACGATAAAAGTAGGAGCCGCAGCAGGAGTGCGGAGAAAACCCAGAGCAAAAGTAAAGACAAAGCGGAGGATGCCGTCCAGAATGACGACGACGCAAAAGCAAAGAGCAGGAGCCCCAGCAAGGAAAAGAGTAAGAGTAAAAGTAGGAGCAGGAGTGGGAGCAAGGAGAgagtggaggaagagaaggagagcgTGAGGAGGAGTAGGAgtaaggagagggagaagagcaaGGCTAGGAGCAGGAGCAAGAGCagagaggggagcaggagcagaagcaggagtCGTAGTAAGAGTAAGGACAAAAGGAAAGGCAGGAAGAGGAGTAGGGATgacagcaggagcagaagtaggAGCAGGAGCCACAGCAAGAGTGAGAAAAGCAAAAGGCGCAGCAAGCGAGACAGCAGGtctagcaacaagaagaaaaagaaggaagacCAAGAGCGGTCCCAGTCCCGGTCCAAGTCTAGGTCTAGATCCAGGTCCAGATCGGAGTCCAAGGAAAAGGAGCAGCTAAAACCAGAATCTGACAAAAAGGAGGTAAAAATTGAGGGTGAAGAAATGGACAAAAGTCACGAAGCTCGGTCCAGATCTAGGTCAAATTCTAAATCCAAACCAAATGTCAAATCAGAATCTCGGTCCCGATCAAAGTCAATTCCAAAAACTAGGTCCCGGTCCAAGTCTAGATCTAGGTCTGCCTCTAAATCCCCATCCCGATCTAGATCAAGATCTCGTTCGAGGTCCTAA
- the SRSF4 gene encoding serine/arginine-rich splicing factor 4 isoform X3, with the protein MSDIQKTFNQCGYGYRRSGRDKYGPPTRTEYRLIVENLSSRCSWQDLKDYMRQAGEVTYADAHKGRKNEGVIEFKSYSDMKRALEKLDGTEVNGRKIRLVEDRPGSRRRRSYSRSRSHSRSRSRSRHSRKSRSRSGSSKSSHSKSRSRSRSGSHSRSKSRSRSKSRSRGQKDKSRSPSKDDKSRSRSRSAEKTQSKSKDKAEDAVQNDDDAKAKSRSPSKEKSKSKSRSRSGSKERVEEEKESVRRSRSKEREKSKARSRSKSREGSRSRSRSRSKSKDKRKGRKRSRDDSRSRSRSRSHSKSEKSKRRSKRDSRSSNKKKKKEDQERSQSRSKSRSRSRSRSESKEKEQLKPESDKKEVKIEGEEMDKSHEARSRSRSNSKSKPNVKSESRSRSKSIPKTRSRSKSRSRSASKSPSRSRSRSRSRS; encoded by the exons ATGTCAGATATTCAGAAAACCTTTAATCAAT GTGGATATGGTTATAGAAGAAGCGGAAGAGATAAGTACGGTCCTCCCACCCGTACAGAGTACAGATTGATCGTGGAAAATCTGTCAAGCCGTTGCAGTTGGCAAGATTTGAAG GATTATATGCGTCAGGCAGGCGAAGTGACATATGCAGACGCAcacaaagggagaaaaaatgaagGTGTGATTGAGTTCAAATCCTATTCGGATATGAAAAGAGCCCTTGAAAAGCTGGATGGGACAGAAGTGAATGGCAGAAAGATTAGGTTAGTGGAAGACAGGCCTGGATCCAGACGGCGCCGCTCCTATTCCAGAAGTCGAAGCCATTCGAG GTCTCGCTCTCGAAGCAGACACTCTCGTAAGAGCAGGAGCCGTAGTGGCAGTAGCAAAAGCAGCCATTCCAAGAGTAGATCAAGATCCAG GTCTGGGTCCCATTCCAGAAGCAAGAGCCGTAGCCGAAGCAAGAGCCGTAGCAGAGGccagaaggataaaagccggAGTCCAAGCAAAGACGATAAAAGTAGGAGCCGCAGCAGGAGTGCGGAGAAAACCCAGAGCAAAAGTAAAGACAAAGCGGAGGATGCCGTCCAGAATGACGACGACGCAAAAGCAAAGAGCAGGAGCCCCAGCAAGGAAAAGAGTAAGAGTAAAAGTAGGAGCAGGAGTGGGAGCAAGGAGAgagtggaggaagagaaggagagcgTGAGGAGGAGTAGGAgtaaggagagggagaagagcaaGGCTAGGAGCAGGAGCAAGAGCagagaggggagcaggagcagaagcaggagtCGTAGTAAGAGTAAGGACAAAAGGAAAGGCAGGAAGAGGAGTAGGGATgacagcaggagcagaagtaggAGCAGGAGCCACAGCAAGAGTGAGAAAAGCAAAAGGCGCAGCAAGCGAGACAGCAGGtctagcaacaagaagaaaaagaaggaagacCAAGAGCGGTCCCAGTCCCGGTCCAAGTCTAGGTCTAGATCCAGGTCCAGATCGGAGTCCAAGGAAAAGGAGCAGCTAAAACCAGAATCTGACAAAAAGGAGGTAAAAATTGAGGGTGAAGAAATGGACAAAAGTCACGAAGCTCGGTCCAGATCTAGGTCAAATTCTAAATCCAAACCAAATGTCAAATCAGAATCTCGGTCCCGATCAAAGTCAATTCCAAAAACTAGGTCCCGGTCCAAGTCTAGATCTAGGTCTGCCTCTAAATCCCCATCCCGATCTAGATCAAGATCTCGTTCGAGGTCCTAA